One Trichocoleus desertorum ATA4-8-CV12 DNA window includes the following coding sequences:
- the sat gene encoding sulfate adenylyltransferase, whose translation MSHHSDGIAPHGGHLINRIVTPEQKQTFLEKADSLPRVQLDERATSDLELIAIGGFSPLTGFMEQADYINVVENMRLANGLPWSIPITLSVTEEVAAPLQEGGLVRLDNPQGQFIGVLELTQKYTYDKAHEAINVYRTDDEKHPGVKVVYNQGSVNLAGPVWLLQRESHPLFPQYQIDPAASRAMFKEKGWKTIVGFQTRNPIHRAHEYIQKCAMETVDGLFLHPLVGATKEDDIAADVRMRCYEIILEHYYPQDRVILAINPAAMRYAGPREAIFHALLRKNYGCTHFIVGRDHAGVGDYYGTYDAQHIFDEFEPGELGITPMKFEHAFYCTRTQGMATTKTSPSTPTERVHLSGTKVREMLRRGELPPPEFSRPEVAAELARAMRVAVEA comes from the coding sequence TTGAGTCACCATTCAGACGGCATTGCACCCCACGGCGGCCACCTGATCAATCGCATCGTTACGCCAGAGCAAAAACAAACCTTTCTAGAAAAAGCGGACTCTCTGCCTCGTGTTCAACTAGATGAGCGAGCCACCTCCGATCTGGAATTGATTGCCATTGGTGGCTTTAGTCCTCTGACTGGTTTTATGGAACAGGCCGACTACATTAATGTGGTCGAGAACATGCGCCTAGCCAATGGGTTGCCTTGGTCCATTCCTATCACCCTGTCTGTCACCGAAGAAGTTGCAGCGCCTCTGCAGGAAGGTGGTTTGGTGCGTCTAGACAATCCCCAAGGTCAGTTTATTGGAGTGCTAGAGCTGACACAGAAATATACCTACGACAAAGCCCACGAAGCGATCAACGTCTACCGCACCGACGACGAAAAGCATCCTGGCGTGAAGGTGGTTTACAACCAAGGGTCAGTGAACTTAGCGGGGCCAGTATGGTTACTGCAACGAGAGTCGCACCCTCTGTTCCCCCAATACCAAATCGACCCTGCCGCATCGCGGGCCATGTTCAAGGAAAAGGGCTGGAAAACCATTGTGGGCTTCCAAACCCGCAACCCTATCCACCGCGCTCACGAATACATCCAAAAGTGTGCGATGGAAACGGTGGATGGTCTGTTCTTGCATCCCCTGGTTGGTGCTACGAAGGAAGACGACATTGCCGCAGATGTGCGGATGCGCTGCTACGAAATTATTCTGGAGCACTATTACCCTCAAGATCGGGTGATTCTAGCCATTAACCCCGCTGCTATGCGTTATGCTGGCCCCCGCGAAGCCATCTTCCATGCGCTGTTGAGGAAGAACTACGGCTGCACCCACTTTATTGTAGGTCGCGATCATGCTGGAGTCGGTGACTACTACGGCACCTACGATGCTCAGCACATCTTCGATGAGTTTGAACCCGGTGAACTAGGGATCACTCCGATGAAGTTTGAGCATGCTTTTTACTGCACTCGCACGCAGGGTATGGCGACGACCAAAACTAGCCCCAGCACTCCTACGGAGCGGGTTCACCTCTCTGGCACTAAAGTCCGCGAAATGCTGCGTCGCGGCGAGTTGCCACCCCCAGAATTCTCTCGTCCTGAAGTAGCGGCTGAGCTAGCACGGGCCATGCGAGTTGCTGTCGAGGCGTAA
- a CDS encoding biopolymer transporter ExbD: MKINLDSPAEEVQIQIIPLIDVIFCILTFFILAALQLTRQQGINVDLPRAGTAATQMREMLVVSIDSVGQTYIDQNPVTEAGLYQQLVGYQQTNPGGMIVLYAPKTAIYDDVVRVLDLLRSVGGDRVALATLPGSPNPANNQTNPANPTLPGLSPLPGGSTLPGGASPYQLNPLETPGANPSPTFNPNVPLFTTPGQGPNGAGPNGAGSNGAGSNGARPNSTGTLTQPIAPEAAPQ; this comes from the coding sequence ATGAAAATCAACCTGGATTCCCCCGCCGAAGAAGTTCAAATCCAGATTATTCCGCTGATTGATGTCATCTTCTGTATCCTGACATTTTTCATCTTGGCAGCTCTGCAATTGACGCGACAGCAAGGGATTAATGTAGATTTGCCACGAGCGGGTACGGCGGCGACGCAGATGCGAGAAATGTTGGTCGTCAGCATTGATTCGGTGGGGCAAACCTACATTGACCAAAACCCGGTGACGGAAGCGGGCCTTTATCAGCAACTCGTGGGCTACCAGCAAACTAACCCCGGCGGCATGATTGTGCTGTATGCACCCAAAACTGCTATCTATGACGATGTGGTGCGGGTGCTGGATTTGCTGCGATCTGTGGGGGGCGATCGCGTGGCCCTAGCGACCCTACCCGGCAGTCCGAATCCTGCGAACAATCAAACGAATCCTGCCAACCCCACCTTGCCTGGTTTATCTCCTCTTCCGGGTGGATCAACCTTGCCTGGGGGTGCCTCACCTTATCAGTTGAATCCTTTAGAGACGCCAGGGGCTAATCCATCTCCTACGTTTAATCCCAATGTGCCGCTTTTCACCACTCCAGGGCAGGGGCCAAATGGGGCTGGGCCAAACGGTGCTGGGTCGAATGGTGCTGGGTCGAATGGTGCTAGGCCAAACTCGACGGGTACTTTGACTCAGCCGATCGCACCTGAGGCGGCTCCTCAATAA
- the mnmA gene encoding tRNA 2-thiouridine(34) synthase MnmA yields MFRQYLQSMNKVVVGLSGGVDSSVTAAILHQQGYEVVGMTLWLMKGKGQCCSEGMVDAARICEQLEIPHHIVDIRETFQTYIIDYLVSGYSAGITPLPCSQCNKAVKFGPMLQYARDNFGIDRIATGHYARITVDETTGRYQLRRAVDRSKDQTYFLYDLSQEILAGVLFPLGEYPKTETRRVAAELGLYTAEKPESQDLCLIEAHGSMQKFLDQYITPQKGDIVDQAGQVLGQHEGVHHYTIGQRKGLGIAAAHPLYVIGLDAGRNRVIVGERTEAQNPECTVHRVNWVAIAPPTAPIRAEVQIRYRSPAVPVTVIPLETQDGSDRVKLVFDEPQFSITPGQAAVWYDGEVLLGGGIIEPLETSNS; encoded by the coding sequence ATGTTTCGGCAGTATTTGCAGTCCATGAATAAAGTTGTGGTAGGACTCTCCGGTGGAGTTGATAGTTCCGTTACAGCCGCCATCCTCCACCAGCAAGGTTACGAAGTTGTGGGCATGACCCTGTGGCTGATGAAGGGTAAAGGCCAATGCTGTTCTGAGGGCATGGTGGACGCTGCCCGAATTTGTGAGCAGTTGGAGATTCCTCACCACATCGTTGACATCCGAGAAACCTTTCAAACCTACATTATTGATTACTTAGTGTCTGGTTACAGCGCTGGAATCACACCACTGCCCTGCTCACAATGCAACAAAGCCGTGAAGTTTGGGCCGATGCTCCAGTATGCCCGTGACAACTTTGGCATCGATCGCATTGCCACGGGACACTATGCTCGGATTACTGTGGACGAAACCACAGGCCGCTATCAACTGCGCCGAGCCGTCGATCGCAGTAAAGACCAAACCTATTTCCTGTATGACCTGAGCCAAGAGATTCTCGCCGGGGTGCTGTTTCCCTTGGGCGAATATCCCAAAACCGAAACCCGTCGCGTTGCCGCCGAGTTGGGCCTCTACACTGCCGAAAAGCCTGAAAGCCAAGATCTATGCTTGATTGAAGCACATGGCTCGATGCAAAAGTTTCTGGATCAGTACATCACGCCCCAAAAAGGCGACATTGTCGATCAAGCAGGGCAAGTCTTGGGCCAGCATGAAGGTGTACATCACTACACGATTGGTCAGCGCAAAGGCTTGGGCATTGCTGCTGCTCACCCCCTGTATGTCATTGGCCTAGATGCGGGGCGAAATCGAGTCATCGTAGGCGAGCGCACGGAAGCTCAAAACCCAGAATGCACCGTGCATCGGGTGAATTGGGTAGCGATCGCTCCTCCCACCGCTCCGATTCGCGCGGAAGTTCAGATTCGCTATCGATCGCCTGCGGTTCCAGTAACGGTGATCCCGCTAGAAACTCAGGACGGGAGCGATCGCGTCAAGCTGGTATTTGACGAACCTCAGTTCAGCATCACCCCTGGTCAAGCTGCGGTTTGGTACGACGGAGAGGTATTGCTCGGTGGCGGCATCATCGAACCTTTAGAAACTTCCAATTCCTAA
- a CDS encoding MotA/TolQ/ExbB proton channel family protein: MNIAELFQKGGIAMWPLLVLSIIALSAIIERLWFWSRILTQEKETVERVMDAAPHDWGKAADLARRADDQPIGRFLYAPLKLQNPDPELFKLALEASADEELAAMRRGDKALEAVIALSPLLGLLGTVVGLIQSLRLIRLGDIGTASTAGVTSGIGEALISTAAGLIVAILALAFYRLFQGLLFNQVKLFRKAGNDLELLHRQQWLERHGVSPLVGSAATNYPTETKTDTPNLTDY, from the coding sequence GTGAATATTGCAGAACTATTTCAAAAGGGCGGAATCGCAATGTGGCCGCTACTGGTCTTGTCGATCATTGCTCTGAGTGCCATTATTGAGCGCTTGTGGTTCTGGTCTCGCATCTTGACCCAAGAGAAAGAAACTGTGGAACGGGTGATGGATGCGGCTCCGCACGACTGGGGTAAAGCCGCCGACTTAGCTAGAAGAGCTGATGATCAACCCATTGGGCGTTTTCTCTATGCGCCTCTAAAACTGCAAAACCCAGACCCAGAGCTATTTAAGCTAGCACTAGAAGCCTCAGCCGACGAAGAACTAGCAGCAATGCGCCGAGGTGACAAAGCGTTGGAGGCAGTGATTGCGCTCTCTCCCCTCTTGGGACTTTTAGGCACGGTCGTCGGCTTGATCCAATCCTTGCGATTGATTCGGCTTGGTGACATTGGTACTGCTTCGACGGCTGGCGTGACTAGTGGTATTGGTGAAGCCTTGATTAGTACAGCGGCTGGTTTGATCGTGGCAATTCTAGCCCTGGCATTTTATCGGTTATTTCAAGGGCTGTTGTTTAATCAAGTGAAACTGTTTCGTAAGGCGGGCAATGACTTAGAACTCCTCCACCGTCAGCAATGGCTGGAAAGACACGGGGTCTCGCCTTTGGTAGGCAGTGCTGCCACCAACTATCCTACAGAGACGAAAACGGATACTCCCAATCTGACTGACTATTAA
- a CDS encoding NAD(P)H-hydrate dehydratase, with the protein MRAIEGRAFAAGLPVAALMEKVAGLITRRMQTLYPLSTDQKVGVLVGPGHNGGDALVVARELHLQGYEVLLYRPFPKLKELTQQHAQYAESLGIPLVEQVEGLQSCAFLIDGLFGFGLERSLSGSIAETVNQLNQWSVPVVSIDLPSGLHTDTGAALGTAVRATRTLCLGLWKLGLLQDNALEYVGTAELIDFGLPLADIEAVLADSSRIHRITPQSAIANLPLPRPATAHKYKMGHLLAICGSRRYTGGAILTALGARGSGVGMLSVAVPESIKSLLSAQLPEALIIGCPETASGAIAQLPESLELGSYNAIACGPGLTMDASSVVERVIASDRPLVLDADGLNVLAQTGTIPTLTKRQAPTVLTPHFGEFKRLFPAIAEAMTNRAIAVREAAQQTGAVVLLKGARVAIATPEGTVWINPASTPALARGGSGDVLTGLIGGLLAQDVLQSAPVEAAVQTGVWWHAEAGLLAAQERTELGVDAFTLTQYLMPALRSHLET; encoded by the coding sequence ATGCGGGCGATCGAGGGTCGGGCGTTTGCGGCTGGGTTGCCTGTGGCTGCACTGATGGAAAAAGTGGCTGGCTTGATCACGCGACGGATGCAAACACTCTATCCGCTTTCTACTGATCAGAAAGTCGGGGTGCTGGTTGGGCCAGGACATAACGGTGGCGATGCCCTAGTTGTGGCGCGTGAGTTGCACTTACAGGGATACGAAGTTCTCCTTTATCGCCCATTTCCTAAACTGAAGGAATTAACTCAGCAGCATGCCCAGTACGCGGAAAGTTTGGGGATTCCCTTGGTAGAGCAGGTCGAAGGGCTACAGTCTTGTGCCTTTCTAATCGATGGTTTATTTGGGTTTGGGCTGGAGCGATCGCTCTCCGGCTCCATCGCCGAGACGGTAAATCAGCTCAATCAGTGGTCAGTGCCCGTCGTCAGCATTGATTTGCCCTCTGGTTTGCACACCGATACAGGAGCCGCTTTAGGCACCGCCGTTCGAGCCACCCGAACGCTGTGTTTAGGGTTATGGAAGTTAGGGTTGCTACAAGATAACGCCTTAGAATATGTCGGCACTGCGGAGCTAATTGATTTTGGTCTACCTCTAGCGGATATTGAGGCAGTACTGGCTGATTCCTCTCGCATTCATCGAATTACCCCGCAGAGCGCGATCGCCAATCTACCCCTACCTCGCCCTGCCACAGCTCACAAATACAAAATGGGGCACTTGCTAGCAATCTGCGGCTCTCGTCGCTATACAGGGGGAGCGATTCTGACGGCATTAGGGGCGCGGGGTAGTGGCGTTGGCATGCTTTCCGTGGCGGTGCCAGAGTCAATTAAGTCGTTGCTTTCCGCTCAGTTACCTGAAGCCTTGATCATTGGTTGCCCAGAAACAGCTAGTGGCGCGATCGCCCAGCTCCCCGAAAGTTTAGAACTCGGTTCGTACAATGCGATCGCCTGTGGTCCTGGCCTAACGATGGATGCCAGCAGTGTTGTAGAGCGAGTCATAGCCAGCGATCGCCCCTTAGTTTTAGATGCCGATGGCTTGAATGTCTTGGCTCAAACAGGCACCATCCCAACTCTCACTAAACGTCAAGCTCCTACAGTTCTTACACCCCACTTCGGCGAGTTTAAGCGGTTGTTCCCAGCTATAGCCGAGGCAATGACGAATCGAGCGATCGCAGTTCGGGAAGCAGCTCAGCAAACTGGAGCGGTGGTGTTGCTGAAAGGTGCAAGAGTAGCGATCGCCACTCCAGAGGGCACAGTCTGGATCAACCCAGCCAGTACCCCTGCCTTAGCCAGAGGTGGTAGCGGTGATGTGCTGACAGGCTTAATTGGAGGATTGTTGGCCCAAGATGTGTTGCAGTCAGCTCCGGTCGAGGCAGCGGTGCAAACGGGGGTTTGGTGGCACGCGGAAGCAGGCCTTCTCGCGGCTCAAGAGCGCACTGAGTTAGGAGTTGATGCCTTTACTTTGACTCAATATTTGATGCCAGCCTTGCGATCGCATTTGGAAACCTAA
- a CDS encoding ParA family protein — protein MTSASPPQKILAVLNGKGGVGKTTTAVNLAAAFSDKYRVLLVDSDPQHSASWWVERSEKGIGFDLTRETDATRLADLRKIKGYELIVVDTPPALGSDALAAVVPAADYLVLPSPPAPMDLTVLIETVKTAVIPTGVMHRVLLTRVDPRSLAEALEAQNTLLELGIPACNAFIRAYKAHERAALDGSSIMQWRGKNAREAEADYRRVAEEIQRDWRK, from the coding sequence TTGACGTCAGCGTCCCCGCCACAAAAGATCCTCGCTGTACTGAATGGGAAGGGCGGAGTTGGTAAGACGACTACAGCAGTTAATCTGGCAGCAGCGTTCTCGGACAAATATCGAGTGTTGCTAGTGGATTCAGATCCACAACATTCTGCCAGTTGGTGGGTGGAGCGGAGCGAGAAGGGCATTGGCTTTGATTTAACACGTGAGACAGATGCCACGCGCCTAGCAGACCTGCGAAAAATAAAAGGTTACGAGTTAATTGTGGTCGATACGCCCCCTGCTCTCGGTTCGGATGCGTTAGCAGCAGTGGTGCCAGCGGCAGATTATCTTGTACTTCCCAGCCCTCCTGCGCCAATGGATTTAACAGTTTTGATTGAAACAGTGAAAACGGCGGTGATACCTACTGGCGTAATGCATCGAGTGCTGCTAACCAGAGTTGATCCGCGCAGTTTGGCAGAAGCGCTAGAAGCTCAAAACACCTTACTAGAGTTAGGCATCCCTGCTTGTAATGCCTTTATTCGAGCCTATAAAGCTCACGAGCGGGCAGCTCTAGATGGATCGTCAATCATGCAGTGGCGGGGCAAAAATGCTCGTGAAGCTGAAGCAGACTACCGTCGAGTTGCAGAAGAGATACAGAGAGACTGGAGGAAGTGA
- a CDS encoding aspartate kinase → MALIVQKYGGTSVGSVERIQAVAQRVVKAVKAGNSLVVVVSAMGKTTDGLVKLAHEISTHPNRREMDMLLSTGEQVSIALLSMAIQELGQPAISMTGAQVGIVTEAEHSRARILHIQPDRVERQLAAGKVVVVAGFQGVASREELEITTLGRGGSDTSAVALAAALRADVCEIYTDVPGILTTDPRLVPDAQLMSEITCDEMLELASLGAKVLHPRAVEIARNYGVPLVVRSSWTEEPGTRVVSPTPQPRPLENLELARPVDGVEFDTDQAKVALLHIPDRPGVAARLFGEIATQDLDVDLIIQSIHEGNSNDIAFTVTKNSLNQAEAVAAAIVPALGIPLDTGSDAADVMVQRQIAKVSIAGAGMIGRPGVAAQMFSTLAAAGINIQMISTSEVKVSCVIDAEDCDRAIATLCEAFEVHSSSAKLTPAVEVHTPDEPPVRGVALDLNQARLAIRHVPDRPGMAAKVFQILAEQNISVDMIIQSQRCRVVNGASTRDIACTVAQIDAEAARTILEKAAPELGCGEIVVDSAIAKVSIVGTGMVGKPGIAAQMFEALSQHQINIQMIATSEIKVSCVVAQDQGVIALQAIHAAFNLSGSQKIQVPA, encoded by the coding sequence ATGGCGCTGATTGTCCAGAAGTACGGTGGAACGTCTGTCGGTTCGGTAGAACGCATTCAAGCAGTTGCTCAGCGAGTGGTGAAGGCGGTTAAGGCTGGCAACTCCTTGGTAGTGGTGGTTTCGGCAATGGGCAAAACCACCGATGGTTTAGTCAAGCTTGCCCACGAAATTTCCACCCATCCCAATCGACGGGAGATGGATATGCTGCTCTCGACCGGGGAGCAAGTTTCGATCGCCCTGCTGAGTATGGCGATTCAAGAGCTCGGTCAACCCGCCATTTCGATGACTGGGGCACAGGTGGGCATTGTCACCGAAGCTGAGCATAGCCGCGCCCGGATTCTGCACATCCAGCCCGATCGCGTAGAACGGCAATTAGCAGCAGGCAAAGTAGTCGTAGTGGCAGGATTCCAAGGGGTTGCTAGTCGAGAAGAACTAGAGATTACCACGTTAGGTCGGGGTGGTTCTGACACTTCAGCCGTGGCCTTAGCAGCAGCACTACGAGCCGATGTCTGCGAAATTTACACCGATGTCCCTGGCATTTTGACCACCGATCCGCGCTTGGTACCAGACGCGCAACTGATGTCTGAGATTACCTGCGACGAAATGCTAGAGCTGGCCAGCCTAGGAGCCAAAGTTCTGCATCCTCGCGCGGTAGAAATTGCCCGCAATTACGGCGTGCCTTTGGTCGTGCGCTCTAGCTGGACAGAGGAGCCTGGAACCAGAGTTGTTTCCCCCACACCCCAACCCCGCCCCTTAGAAAACCTAGAACTGGCGCGTCCCGTCGATGGCGTGGAGTTTGACACCGACCAAGCTAAGGTCGCTTTGTTGCACATTCCTGATCGCCCAGGAGTTGCAGCCCGCTTGTTCGGTGAAATTGCCACTCAGGATTTGGATGTAGACCTGATCATTCAATCTATTCATGAAGGCAACTCCAACGACATCGCCTTCACCGTCACCAAAAATTCTTTGAACCAAGCTGAAGCTGTCGCCGCCGCGATCGTACCTGCTTTGGGCATCCCACTTGATACGGGTTCTGATGCCGCAGATGTGATGGTGCAACGTCAGATTGCCAAAGTCAGCATTGCGGGTGCAGGAATGATTGGTCGTCCTGGGGTAGCTGCCCAAATGTTCTCTACCTTGGCTGCTGCTGGCATCAACATTCAGATGATTTCCACCTCAGAAGTGAAGGTGAGCTGCGTAATTGATGCCGAGGATTGCGATCGCGCCATTGCCACCTTATGCGAAGCCTTTGAAGTCCACAGTTCCTCCGCCAAGCTCACCCCCGCCGTCGAAGTTCACACCCCCGACGAACCTCCTGTGCGCGGTGTAGCGCTAGACCTGAACCAAGCGCGCCTCGCGATCCGTCACGTCCCCGATCGTCCCGGTATGGCCGCAAAAGTCTTCCAAATTTTGGCCGAACAAAACATCAGCGTAGACATGATCATCCAGTCTCAGCGCTGCCGAGTCGTCAACGGAGCCAGCACCCGCGATATCGCTTGCACCGTCGCCCAAATCGATGCCGAAGCCGCGCGCACCATCCTAGAGAAAGCTGCACCTGAACTAGGTTGTGGCGAAATTGTTGTGGATTCTGCGATCGCCAAAGTCAGCATCGTTGGTACTGGCATGGTCGGTAAACCAGGCATCGCCGCCCAGATGTTCGAAGCGCTATCTCAGCACCAAATCAACATCCAAATGATCGCCACCTCTGAAATCAAAGTTAGCTGCGTTGTGGCTCAAGACCAAGGCGTCATCGCCCTTCAAGCCATCCACGCCGCGTTCAACCTCTCCGGTAGCCAAAAAATTCAAGTTCCCGCTTAG
- a CDS encoding SPOR domain-containing protein, with protein MKPQWSWAAPLAFLLWQGGLALAAHEAIAAEPSSVLVAQEFNFEAPPPPPSSQFPPVIVPRDPTLPTLEPAPAPFPNSPAPISAPPTRALPSQTYLVYVNGNSPLMLEQVRRVEPEAFRKEYRGRTVIQVGQFIDQSNARRRAEALQDQGIRAEVAQVSGSGSGSSAPASPKGYYVVIPASSGALAAVQAQVKRLAGDLRVSVISRDQPRGNHIAVGPFTNWNAANSWNRYVNDFGLTNARVYYGR; from the coding sequence ATGAAACCACAATGGAGTTGGGCTGCACCTTTGGCCTTCCTACTTTGGCAAGGTGGATTGGCACTGGCAGCTCATGAGGCGATCGCGGCTGAACCGAGCAGCGTCTTGGTGGCGCAGGAATTTAATTTTGAGGCACCTCCGCCCCCGCCATCTAGCCAATTTCCTCCGGTGATTGTGCCGCGTGACCCTACTTTGCCCACTTTAGAGCCTGCTCCCGCTCCTTTCCCAAATAGCCCAGCTCCAATTTCAGCACCTCCCACCCGGGCATTGCCCTCGCAAACCTATTTGGTTTACGTCAATGGCAATAGCCCTTTGATGTTGGAACAGGTGAGACGAGTGGAGCCAGAGGCGTTCCGCAAGGAATATCGGGGTCGTACTGTGATTCAAGTAGGGCAATTTATCGATCAATCAAATGCCAGACGCCGAGCCGAAGCATTGCAAGACCAAGGAATTCGAGCAGAGGTCGCGCAAGTTTCTGGCTCTGGCAGCGGCAGTTCAGCTCCAGCCAGCCCAAAGGGTTACTATGTGGTGATTCCTGCTAGCAGTGGGGCGCTTGCTGCTGTTCAAGCCCAAGTAAAACGACTAGCAGGTGATTTAAGGGTAAGCGTGATCTCGCGCGATCAGCCACGAGGCAACCATATTGCCGTTGGCCCTTTCACCAATTGGAATGCTGCCAATTCCTGGAACCGCTATGTCAACGATTTCGGCCTGACTAATGCACGGGTTTATTACGGACGTTGA
- a CDS encoding DUF1232 domain-containing protein gives MNFSIQGVYNWYRDTIRNPKYRWWIILGSLLYLFSPIDIAPDFIPVIGWIDDTVILTLLIGEVSQMLTSRLKSASQSDSKTSESGEASDYTNNAYTNNASATGSSTVDVDAVSVK, from the coding sequence ATGAACTTCTCTATTCAAGGCGTTTACAACTGGTACCGTGACACCATCCGGAATCCCAAATATCGTTGGTGGATTATCCTGGGTTCATTGCTGTACCTGTTCAGCCCGATTGATATTGCACCCGACTTTATTCCCGTCATTGGTTGGATCGACGATACCGTAATTCTGACCCTCTTGATTGGTGAAGTCTCCCAGATGCTAACTTCTCGCTTGAAGTCGGCCTCGCAGTCTGACTCTAAGACCAGCGAGTCGGGTGAAGCTTCTGATTACACCAATAATGCTTACACCAATAATGCTTCTGCCACGGGGTCCAGCACGGTTGATGTGGATGCTGTTTCCGTTAAGTAG